Below is a genomic region from Primulina eburnea isolate SZY01 chromosome 9, ASM2296580v1, whole genome shotgun sequence.
TTGcttctaaaaaataataatagtaaaCAACTTAACATTAGAATCAATTATTTATCATACAttacttattttttatttttattttcacttTTGTTTTTGAACTTTTCTTACTCGTGTATTTTTGTTCTTCGTTGAAATCAAAAGCTGTTTCAAATTCTCCTTTTAACAATTTTTAAAACATTAAGGAAAAGTGAGGCTAAATGACAGATTCCATCAACTAAAGTGGTATAATTGCAAATACACATAGAATATAGTggtttttgaaaatttggatTGTTATTCCACAAAAACAAACAAGTCTAATTGAGTGGTGGGAGGAGTGCCTACGTGGTCTGACCACAACTTCCTCGAAACTTCTGACGACGAAAATAACACAAAGAAAACGCACGTGCTAAACGCGACTACAAACGCTGTGTTACCGCCAAGAAAAAGCATCAAGGTGAATTCTAATTTTTTGCTTCAAGACTTTGTTtttagagtttttttttttatattcagAATCAAAGGGTTTGCAGGGTTCGCTCGAGAACTGATGCGCTGTCGGGCGGGATAGAGTGGGTGAGAGCCGAACTTGGACTCTTGATTGCGTACAATATGTTTGACAAAATGTCTAACTgaatttattgttatttttttctttttttttttaattaacgtGACCCCTAATTTGTAGTTCATTAAATAAGAAAAAGAATGTGATGTTGTCTTGCTAAGGCCCTGTAACTGTTTATACTGCTGAAAACTTTGTTTAGCTCAGATGTTTACTGCATATTGGATCCTCATAGTCCATTCTTTGGATGGTTATATGCATCTATTGTCATGGTCCTTATGCATGGAGAAAATGAATAACAAGTATTTTGGAGAAATGTTTTGTGAGGATATTGAAATGAATAATTGATATGTTTGTCGTCAATATTTGCTGTTATCCAGTAAACCATTTGAAAAATACATTTGTTTACAGGTATAGCTTCCCAAAACCATAAGTTATTTTTTAGAGAAGTTTCTGAAAGGTGAGTTGCCAATGGCGTTAAGACGTATGCTTGGATTCTCTGATGGTGAATTGATGAGGTCTGATTCAAAACCATGTAGTCGATTGATGAGGCAAACTGCTGGGATATTTACTGTGGGAGGAGGTTTAGGCTTTTGGGTGCTTTGTCGCTTGCATTATGGTTTGTCTCCTTTTGCAATTTCTTCTGTCTCTGATCTTTGTTCTGTTTAATGTGATCATCAAGAATGTGCATGTTTGTTTCTTGAACTTAATGATCAAATTAGGGAAAAGTTTTGTGCCATTTCTATTATCTTGATCTTGATTGTTTTCATCCACTTAGTATTAGTGCTATTTTGATACTATTAAAAGCTGGGACACATTTGGAAGAACCAGATTTTAGTATTTCATATGATATGTTGCACAACTCTATCTGACTTCTTGGGGAACAATTCAGCGGTTTGTCAGGCCTGGACATGGATTAAGACTAATATTATTAACTTTTTTTTCAGGCGTTTCAGAAATAAACAAAAGTATTTAATGCACTAGAAGTTTCTTGTAACAATGATGTTCGTGAGGCTAATTAAAGTTTTTTGGGTTTGAGAAATAGAAGTGGATATTTATACTTGAAAGGATATCAAGTGAAGAGTAAGTTGAGGAATCAATCCTTGTTGCATACACATCTGAGCAGATCGAACCATGACATTCCTAAGAGTGATGCTTTGAGATTGAACTGTGAAATACTGTTTATTTGCTCATTTGGCTATCTGTTGTTTCCATGTGGAAAATTTTCATCATTCAAAGGCAATTTCTTCCTCTGTTATACTTGCTAAAGTTGAAATAAAACATCTGTTTTTGATACATACTCAGGTCCTAGAATCACAGTTCCTCGAAGCCTCAGATGGGCTGCTTGCGGGGCTGTCTCTATGAGCACAACCACAGCTTTACTGGTTCGACTATTTAGTCCTGAATGCGAACCACAAAATATAGCGACTTATGATTGGAAAAAGTGATGCTTGTTCTTCCAAGAGTTGAAGTTAATCCAGAGGTGTGTTGTAGATCCATGGTTCATCATTAACAATCCATTAGTTAGATAATCGAGCTAGATTCTGATTTGGGTCAtaagatattattattattattattattattattattattattattattattataaactgCGTGAAGACTGTTGCATTTGTGATTTTAATCAGTTCACTGAACTCTTTGCTCAAGTATTTGCAAGTTTTCTAATTTTTGCTATCGTCAATCTTTTCAAAatccttaattaattattatattaatttggTAGATGCAGATATCATGTATACTTTCATGAATATGTGATATGTCGCTATCCGATATTTTTCtttgtatttttatatgatGTGTTGTTAATGTgagtatataataaaatatttattcttatgtCAAACAATAGGAAAAATATTATGTAATTAtctttaggcaaaaacttgtgtgagacggtctcacggatcgaatttgtgagacggatctcttatttgggttatccatgaaaaagtataattttttatgctaagagtattactttttattgtgaatatgggtaggattgaccggtctcacagattaatatccgtgagacggtctcacatgatactTACTCTTATCTTTAAAAGTGAAATGCtgtaaaaaaaacaataataaaaaaagtgaaaaaagaaagaaagaggtCCCCTCAAAACTCCATTATTGAAGTTGTATTTTGATAGACTTTCTCTAGTCCTAATGTTTGAATGCAAGTCAATTGATGTAATGATTGGAAGACGATGTATAGCTAGCTTTCAAGGTTGTTTTAAACACGAGTAgagcttcaaaaatattttcttaaccgCCGATCCAAGTATGGCCGGAATTAGGTAAAATGCCTAAGTAATTCCCTTGAGCCGAATTAGGGCACTCGTgttagtttaaaatttttaatttttgagatattaattaacttactattttgatttaaaattcatTGTAAATTATACACTTTAACGTTTATTTTCTAAACTGcttttcacaaataaaaatttattattctaGGCCAAATGACTCAAAATTTACTTTGAATCGATGTAGGCTTGTAGCTCGagtattgtgtgtgtgtgtgtgtgtgtttttttttttttttttttttttcaatttctaCTAAATTGTTGGTTTAAGAGTAACTGCCCAAATAACCAGGATTCTAGCCATACATTttaattcaaaagaaaaacctAATTTTTAATGTACAAGATAAAATTACAAAGAAAtagataatatcataaaaacaacaaaaacttaTCCACCTGAATAATTATTCAATtgactataatttttttatatataaaagtttatttacaaagttatcaattttaatataattgttaacataaaattacttaatatatatataaaaaaaattataatcaggaaaaaataaattacaaGGACACAACAATGTATTAATTGGATTATAGTATGCGCGATGTTCTCTTTTGATTCTTTGCATATTTctcatataaaataataaatctgaTCAAAGCACGAGTCTTCCTTTTCGTCCCCTTCTCTGGAAGTGTATCAACCAAATCTTGCTGGCCCAGAAGATTTGACGCCTGAATTCAAATCATCCGTCGCCCTCGAAATCCCTTTCGAGATTTTTTCAGCCTGTTTTGAGACCCCTGTTCGGTGTTTGCCCCGGGAGCTGCTCTACTGTCTGATCAAGGATTCAGTCTTCTTTGTGACTGTTGCTTGAATTTGGGATTTGAGGttctatttttctttcaaaaggTCACTGTTGATTTAAAGATTGTGTATTGCATGTGTTGTGAGATAGTTTCGCAGTGCTGATTATGTAATTTGTTGGGGGGGATGTGTTAGAGGGAAGAGTGCGGACTGTATCATGCTGCAAATTTGTGCATTGATGTTTGAATTCTTCTGTATTGGATTCTCCTGGCTCATCCAATTGTCTTGTGGTATCGAGGACCCAATGTTTTTTTTCCTCTAGAGGATAAATTTAGATCCCCAATTACCTCCGGGTGGGCTCTAGTCTAACCCGTGCCTCGATTGAATGACCAGTGATTCGTATGTGCAAGAAAGAAAAAACTTGTGTTGGGCTATCAAGTTCATGCTTTATGCTGTTTTTTGTGTGCTATGGGCTCTAGACACGAGCAAATACCATATCGTAAGAGTTGTTCACCATGAACGACTAATTTTCTGCGGATTatggatttttaaatattgaggttGTAGTTGCTCTAACATCTATAATGGTTCTGTGAATATGATCTTCTTGCCACACCTCTCCAGTTATAATTTTCTGAAATCGTATATCGCCTTTTCTTTTTTCAGCTATGATATGTTTTGTACCTTTCCTAAACTTCATGTTATTGAACAGTGAGAGGCATGCCAGTGAACAAAGTCATTGCCATCTGTCAGTCAGGTGGTGAATTTGAATCGGACACAGATGGTGTGCTGTCGTACAAAGGCGGAGATGCTCATGCAATGGAAATTGATGATAGAATGAAGTTTAAACATTTGAAGCTGGAGGTAGCGGAGATGTTTAATTATAATCTTGATATGATGtgcatcaaatatttcattCCAGGAAACAGAAAGACCCTTATAAGCATATCAAATGATAAAGACATCAAGCGTATGATCAAATTTCACAATGATTCGGATACCGTAGAGATATTTGTTGTGACTAAAGAAATGATTTCCCATGATGAGTCCAGCATGCCGGGCAGTAGGTAGGtttttagttatttaattttatactaTTGCTGTATATTTTGCATGCACACGGTAAAATTTCATCCTGCAGGTCAAGTAGAACAATTTTTTTGGAAAACCGGGCGCATGAGGATGCTTCTCCTACTTTGATGACCAATGTAGtggatgatatgaatatgccTAGTCTCCTGTTTGATGCTACTTTTGATTTGGTTGGTGATAATAACCATGACGGACTGCCAACTGAAATGCCTGTTTCGGAAATTCAAATGCCAGTTTCTTTTGTTAATTCATATGCGGAAAAACATTCTAAAGCTGCACAGCAATGGACGAACAACATCACTGGCGTGGGTCAAAGGTTCAGCAGCGTAAATGAATTTCGAGATGCATTGCGAAAATATGCCATTGCCCATCAGTTTGCTTTTAAGTACAAGAAGAACGACGGCAATCGGGTGACTGTGAAATGTAAATCAGAGGGATGTCCATGGAGAATTCATGCATCAAGATTGGCTACCACCCCATTGATTTGCATTAAGAAAATGAACTCAACTCATACATGTGAGGGGTCCGTGCTAAGAACCGGATATCAGGCTACAAGAAGTTGGATTGCTGGTATCGTGAAGGAAAAACTGAAAGTTTATCCCAACTATAAGCCTAAGGACATTGTTAATGACATCAAAGAGGAATATGGGatcgagctcaactacttccagGCATGGAGGGGAAAAGAGACTGCTAAAGAACAGCTTCAGGGTTCATATAAAGAGGCGTATAGCCAGTTACCATCTCTGTGCAAGAAGATAATGGAAACAAACCCTGGAAGTCTAGCTACCTTTTCCACAAGAGAAGACTCAAGCTTTCATCGCCTCTTTATTTCATTTGATGCTTCTCTACATGGGTTCGAGAGAGGGTGCCGGTCATTACTTTTCCTCGACAGCATATTTCTGAAGTCAAAATACCAAGGCTCACTCTTGGCAGCGACAGCTGCCGATGGGGATGATCGAGTTTTCCCTGTCGCTTTTGCCATCGTGGACATGGAATCTGATGAAAACTGGTGTTGGTTTTTACAACAATTGAAAAGTGCACTGCGGACGTGTCACGGAATAACTTTTGTGGCCGATCGAGAGAAGGGTCTGAGAGAATCAATTGCTGAAAATTTTCACGACCAGGACTTTTACCACAGCTTCTGCCTACACTATCTGTCGGAGCAACTTATTAGAGATTTGAAGGGGCAGTTTTCTCATGAAGTGAAGCGACTTATGGTTGAAGATTTGTTTGGTGCTGCTCGTTCCCCTACCTCCGAAGGTTTCCACCAGTATGCAGAAAGCATAAAACCCATTTCAGTAGAAGCATACAATTGGGTCATGCAAAGTGAACCTATTTACTGGGCCAATGCATTCTTCCAAGGTGCAAGATACAACCACATGAAATCCAATTTTGGTGAGACGTTTTATAATTGGATATCTGATGCGCACGAATTGCCAATTATCCAAATGGTTGACA
It encodes:
- the LOC140842030 gene encoding uncharacterized protein isoform X1, with the translated sequence MPVNKVIAICQSGGEFESDTDGVLSYKGGDAHAMEIDDRMKFKHLKLEVAEMFNYNLDMMCIKYFIPGNRKTLISISNDKDIKRMIKFHNDSDTVEIFVVTKEMISHDESSMPGSRSSRTIFLENRAHEDASPTLMTNVVDDMNMPSLLFDATFDLVGDNNHDGLPTEMPVSEIQMPVSFVNSYAEKHSKAAQQWTNNITGVGQRFSSVNEFRDALRKYAIAHQFAFKYKKNDGNRVTVKCKSEGCPWRIHASRLATTPLICIKKMNSTHTCEGSVLRTGYQATRSWIAGIVKEKLKVYPNYKPKDIVNDIKEEYGIELNYFQAWRGKETAKEQLQGSYKEAYSQLPSLCKKIMETNPGSLATFSTREDSSFHRLFISFDASLHGFERGCRSLLFLDSIFLKSKYQGSLLAATAADGDDRVFPVAFAIVDMESDENWCWFLQQLKSALRTCHGITFVADREKGLRESIAENFHDQDFYHSFCLHYLSEQLIRDLKGQFSHEVKRLMVEDLFGAARSPTSEGFHQYAESIKPISVEAYNWVMQSEPIYWANAFFQGARYNHMKSNFGETFYNWISDAHELPIIQMVDTIRSKIMELIYTQQVESSEWPTRLTPSSEEKLEKESLKARTLHVLISAGNKFEVRGDTVEAVDVDNCNCSCKSWQLSGLPCCHAIAVITCLGRDPYDYCSRYFTADSYRITYSESINPILDVEGPWQNGGSVTVTPPPTRRPPGRPTTKRGGSQVGRRQLQCSRCKATGHNRSSCKEFLLE
- the LOC140842032 gene encoding uncharacterized protein, yielding MALRRMLGFSDGELMRSDSKPCSRLMRQTAGIFTVGGGLGFWVLCRLHYGPRITVPRSLRWAACGAVSMSTTTALLVRLFSPECEPQNIATYDWKK
- the LOC140842030 gene encoding uncharacterized protein isoform X2 — translated: MPVNKVIAICQSGGEFESDTDGVLSYKGGDAHAMEIDDRMKFKHLKLEVAEMFNYNLDMMCIKYFIPGNRKTLISISNDKDIKRMIKFHNDSDTVEIFVVTKEMISHDESSMPGSRTIFLENRAHEDASPTLMTNVVDDMNMPSLLFDATFDLVGDNNHDGLPTEMPVSEIQMPVSFVNSYAEKHSKAAQQWTNNITGVGQRFSSVNEFRDALRKYAIAHQFAFKYKKNDGNRVTVKCKSEGCPWRIHASRLATTPLICIKKMNSTHTCEGSVLRTGYQATRSWIAGIVKEKLKVYPNYKPKDIVNDIKEEYGIELNYFQAWRGKETAKEQLQGSYKEAYSQLPSLCKKIMETNPGSLATFSTREDSSFHRLFISFDASLHGFERGCRSLLFLDSIFLKSKYQGSLLAATAADGDDRVFPVAFAIVDMESDENWCWFLQQLKSALRTCHGITFVADREKGLRESIAENFHDQDFYHSFCLHYLSEQLIRDLKGQFSHEVKRLMVEDLFGAARSPTSEGFHQYAESIKPISVEAYNWVMQSEPIYWANAFFQGARYNHMKSNFGETFYNWISDAHELPIIQMVDTIRSKIMELIYTQQVESSEWPTRLTPSSEEKLEKESLKARTLHVLISAGNKFEVRGDTVEAVDVDNCNCSCKSWQLSGLPCCHAIAVITCLGRDPYDYCSRYFTADSYRITYSESINPILDVEGPWQNGGSVTVTPPPTRRPPGRPTTKRGGSQVGRRQLQCSRCKATGHNRSSCKEFLLE